One Ascaphus truei isolate aAscTru1 chromosome 9, aAscTru1.hap1, whole genome shotgun sequence genomic region harbors:
- the ZC3H11A gene encoding zinc finger CCCH domain-containing protein 11A isoform X4: MTNQGDDCYFFFYSTCTKGESCAFRHCEAAIGNEMVCTLWQEGRCFRQVCKYRHMEIDKKRSKIPCYWENQISGCQKGNCAFHHAKGRFVDGIFLLPSKTHLPKPEPAEEEPVAAQLSLAQNKLIVAPAPQLRGVKKMEASENVPSPTHPPVVINAADDDEDDDDQFSEEGEELKSSGLQHPSLIAHQGTRVITTRKAATPKKGNLRDVGLNFGIKTLDEIKWRKGRGGAQADVPTFASIPLGPSHVQMVPEKDRTVVRTITFSSKNDQPGIHMSLAQRLGKRKACAPHSPLATSAEESLPPMKKSLSQRLGRRLEPPAGGPDTSPMTVQVPQSVKERLGLPAEQNSAETERATKPANEFRIKTLEEIRQEKAGQKHEHCPAGPPPRGEEPAKTEGEATSKPQAGLYIKTFSEVQAEKRQRQLKRETVAERQGEEMQKVGGQVEATRKLRRQAEVKRKVGGQEEVKPAVGGETVVDSTDSKKPPARESPPSARVKPTETRGRSQPIEQVRIKTLEEIREEKARRLQQAVKPQSVAVSQPLAPSNRKRVLRISKPSVEAKPDPVPAELSLSTPETRAEGDAANHLDKVPRIPPVSVPVKRSPEKQQERESESGTPTPLTAPERKPAGKAVRTPALVTPVPEPRDSAEAGKPTVQTSEKRTRGKPKGNVVPRVVKSRAGSKRAVKRKAPESLAVAAVRPLSPAASSPRKELTPKKATPVLAADPGLQEKPTVTDPSPKRPKESSELPTSELVSPTTAQALVKSRRLSTASAGKATLPTEDDFDKLLWEMSGGKLEAEIDLDPGKDEDDLLLELSEMIDS; encoded by the exons ATGACCAACCAGGGAGATGACTGCTACTTCTTCTTCTACTCCACCTGCACCAAG GGGGAAAGCTGTGCATTTCGTCACTGTGAGGCCGCCATAGGGAACGAGATGGTCTGCACCTTGTGGCAGGAGGGGCGCTgcttcagacaggtctgcaagtaCCGGCACATGGAGATAGAC AAAAAGCGAAGCAAGATCCCGTGTTACTGGGAGAACCAGATTTCCGGGTGTCAGAAAGGCAACTGTGCCTTCCATCACGCCAAGGGGCGCTTCGTGGATGGGATCTTCCTGCTCCCCAGCAAGA CCCACCTGCCCAAGCCTGAACCAGCCGAGGAGGAACCAGTGGCTGCTCAGCTCTCACTGGCACAGAACAAGCTAATTGTGGCACCCGCCCCACAGCTGCGGGGAGTAAAAAAGATGGAGGCCTCTGAGAACGTGCCcagccccacccacccccccgtgGTGATTAACGCTGCTGACGATGATGAGGACGATGATG ACCAGTTTTCTGAGGAAGGAGAAGAACTGAAGAGCTCGGGTCTGCAGCACCCGTCACTGATCGCACACCAGGGGACACGCGTCATCACTACCCGCAAAGCAGCCACGCCCAAAAAAGGTAATTTGAGAG ACGTTGGTTTAAACTTTGGCATTAAAACCCTGGATGAAATTAAGTGGAGGAAGGGGCGAGGGGGCGCGCAGGCTG ATGTTCCCACATTTGCTTCAATTCCTTTGGGTCCCTCTCATGTCCAGATGGTGCCGGAAAAGGACAGGACCGTTGTCCGGACCATCACCTTCTCCTCAAAGAATG ACCAGCCCGGTATACATATGAGCCTGGCCCAGAGACTGGGCAAACGCAAAGCATGTGCTCCTCACAGCCCACTAG CCACCTCCGCAGAGGAGAGCCTTCCTCCCATGAAGAAAAGCCTCTCGCAGAGACTGGGGAGGAGGCTGGAGCCACCGGCGGGGGGACCTGACACATCACCAATGACAG TTCAAGTGCCCCAGTCTGTGAAGGAGCGCCTGGGGTTACCTGCGGAGCAGAACAGCGCAGAGACAG AGAGAGCCACCAAGCCGGCCAATGAGTTCCGAATCAAGACACTCGAGGAGATCCGTCAGGAGAAGGCCGGCCAGAAGCACGAGCATTGTCCCGCAGGGCCACCTCCAAGAGGTGAGGAACCTGCTAAGACAGAGGGAGAAGCAACATCGAAGCCCCAAGCAGGCCTTTACATCAAGACCTTCTCTGAGGTCCAAGCAGAGAAGAGGCAGAGGCAGCTGAAAAGGGAGACTGTGGCCGAACGTCAGGGGGAAGAGATGCAGAAGGTTGGAGGTCAAGTGGAGGCAACAAGGAAGCTTAGAAGGCAAGCTGAGGTTAAGCGTAAGGTCGGAGGTCAGGAGGAAGTGAAGCCGGCGGTTGGAGGTGAGACTGTAGTAGACAGCACCGACTCCAAGAAGCCTCCAGCTCGTGAGTCCCCACCCAGCGCCAGGGTGAAGCCCACAGAGACGCGAGGCAGGTCCCAACCCATTGAGCAGGTGCGAATAAAAACCCTGGAAGAGATCAGAGAGGAGAAAGCCCGGAGACTCCAGCAAGCCGTGAAACCGCAGAGCGTGGCAGTGTCTCAGCCACTGGCGCCATCCAACCGCAAGAGGGTCCTCCGAATCTCCAAACCCTCAG TAGAAGCAAAACCGGACCCAGTACCTGCAGAATTGAGCCTGTCCACCCCTGAAACCAGAGCGGAAGGGGACGCTGCCAAT CATCTGGATAAAGTCCCCCGTATCCCTCCTGTCTCCGTACCTGTGAAGCGCTCGCCTGAGAAGCAgcaggagagggagagcgagtcCGGGACCCCCACACCTCTGACTGCCCCAGAGAGAAAGCCAGCGGGCAAAGCCGTCCGCACTCCTGCTCTGGTGACACCTGTTCCTGAACCCAGAGACTCGGCAGAGGCTGGGAAACCCACGGTGCAGACTTCAGAGAAGAGAACGAGAG GAAAACCCAAAGGGAACGTGGTGCCACGTGTGGTAAAGAGCCGCGCCGGTTCCAAAAGAGCGGTCAAAAGGAAAGCCCCCGAGAGTCTGGCAGTGGCGGCCGTGAGACCCCTCAGCCCTGCAGCCTCTTCCCCCCGCAAGGAGCTGACCCCCAAAAAGGCAACCCCG GTGCTGGCAGCAGATCCCGGTCTCCAGGAGAAACCTACTGTCACTGACCCGTCACCAAAGCGTCCCAAAGAAAG CTCCGAGCTCCCTACCTCTGAGCTGGTCAGTCCCACCACGGCACAGGCTCTGGTGAAGTCCCGCAGGCTGAGCACGGCGTCGGCAGGAAAAGCCACGCTGCCCACAGAGGACGACTTCGACAAACTGCTCTGGGAAATGTCTGGGGGGAAACTGGAGGCCGAAATTGACCTGGACCCGGGGAAGGATGAAGACGACCTCCTGCTGGAGCTGTCTGAGATGATTGACAGCTGA
- the ZC3H11A gene encoding zinc finger CCCH domain-containing protein 11A isoform X3 has translation MTNQGDDCYFFFYSTCTKGESCAFRHCEAAIGNEMVCTLWQEGRCFRQVCKYRHMEIDKKRSKIPCYWENQISGCQKGNCAFHHAKGRFVDGIFLLPSKTHLPKPEPAEEEPVAAQLSLAQNKLIVAPAPQLRGVKKMEASENVPSPTHPPVVINAADDDEDDDDQFSEEGEELKSSGLQHPSLIAHQGTRVITTRKAATPKKDVGLNFGIKTLDEIKWRKGRGGAQAGTFPSLGAPGAGIDVPTFASIPLGPSHVQMVPEKDRTVVRTITFSSKNDQPGIHMSLAQRLGKRKACAPHSPLATSAEESLPPMKKSLSQRLGRRLEPPAGGPDTSPMTVQVPQSVKERLGLPAEQNSAETERATKPANEFRIKTLEEIRQEKAGQKHEHCPAGPPPRGEEPAKTEGEATSKPQAGLYIKTFSEVQAEKRQRQLKRETVAERQGEEMQKVGGQVEATRKLRRQAEVKRKVGGQEEVKPAVGGETVVDSTDSKKPPARESPPSARVKPTETRGRSQPIEQVRIKTLEEIREEKARRLQQAVKPQSVAVSQPLAPSNRKRVLRISKPSVEAKPDPVPAELSLSTPETRAEGDAANHLDKVPRIPPVSVPVKRSPEKQQERESESGTPTPLTAPERKPAGKAVRTPALVTPVPEPRDSAEAGKPTVQTSEKRTRGKPKGNVVPRVVKSRAGSKRAVKRKAPESLAVAAVRPLSPAASSPRKELTPKKATPVLAADPGLQEKPTVTDPSPKRPKESSELPTSELVSPTTAQALVKSRRLSTASAGKATLPTEDDFDKLLWEMSGGKLEAEIDLDPGKDEDDLLLELSEMIDS, from the exons ATGACCAACCAGGGAGATGACTGCTACTTCTTCTTCTACTCCACCTGCACCAAG GGGGAAAGCTGTGCATTTCGTCACTGTGAGGCCGCCATAGGGAACGAGATGGTCTGCACCTTGTGGCAGGAGGGGCGCTgcttcagacaggtctgcaagtaCCGGCACATGGAGATAGAC AAAAAGCGAAGCAAGATCCCGTGTTACTGGGAGAACCAGATTTCCGGGTGTCAGAAAGGCAACTGTGCCTTCCATCACGCCAAGGGGCGCTTCGTGGATGGGATCTTCCTGCTCCCCAGCAAGA CCCACCTGCCCAAGCCTGAACCAGCCGAGGAGGAACCAGTGGCTGCTCAGCTCTCACTGGCACAGAACAAGCTAATTGTGGCACCCGCCCCACAGCTGCGGGGAGTAAAAAAGATGGAGGCCTCTGAGAACGTGCCcagccccacccacccccccgtgGTGATTAACGCTGCTGACGATGATGAGGACGATGATG ACCAGTTTTCTGAGGAAGGAGAAGAACTGAAGAGCTCGGGTCTGCAGCACCCGTCACTGATCGCACACCAGGGGACACGCGTCATCACTACCCGCAAAGCAGCCACGCCCAAAAAAG ACGTTGGTTTAAACTTTGGCATTAAAACCCTGGATGAAATTAAGTGGAGGAAGGGGCGAGGGGGCGCGCAGGCTGGTACGTTCCCCTCCTTGGGGGCTCCTGGGGCAGGCATAG ATGTTCCCACATTTGCTTCAATTCCTTTGGGTCCCTCTCATGTCCAGATGGTGCCGGAAAAGGACAGGACCGTTGTCCGGACCATCACCTTCTCCTCAAAGAATG ACCAGCCCGGTATACATATGAGCCTGGCCCAGAGACTGGGCAAACGCAAAGCATGTGCTCCTCACAGCCCACTAG CCACCTCCGCAGAGGAGAGCCTTCCTCCCATGAAGAAAAGCCTCTCGCAGAGACTGGGGAGGAGGCTGGAGCCACCGGCGGGGGGACCTGACACATCACCAATGACAG TTCAAGTGCCCCAGTCTGTGAAGGAGCGCCTGGGGTTACCTGCGGAGCAGAACAGCGCAGAGACAG AGAGAGCCACCAAGCCGGCCAATGAGTTCCGAATCAAGACACTCGAGGAGATCCGTCAGGAGAAGGCCGGCCAGAAGCACGAGCATTGTCCCGCAGGGCCACCTCCAAGAGGTGAGGAACCTGCTAAGACAGAGGGAGAAGCAACATCGAAGCCCCAAGCAGGCCTTTACATCAAGACCTTCTCTGAGGTCCAAGCAGAGAAGAGGCAGAGGCAGCTGAAAAGGGAGACTGTGGCCGAACGTCAGGGGGAAGAGATGCAGAAGGTTGGAGGTCAAGTGGAGGCAACAAGGAAGCTTAGAAGGCAAGCTGAGGTTAAGCGTAAGGTCGGAGGTCAGGAGGAAGTGAAGCCGGCGGTTGGAGGTGAGACTGTAGTAGACAGCACCGACTCCAAGAAGCCTCCAGCTCGTGAGTCCCCACCCAGCGCCAGGGTGAAGCCCACAGAGACGCGAGGCAGGTCCCAACCCATTGAGCAGGTGCGAATAAAAACCCTGGAAGAGATCAGAGAGGAGAAAGCCCGGAGACTCCAGCAAGCCGTGAAACCGCAGAGCGTGGCAGTGTCTCAGCCACTGGCGCCATCCAACCGCAAGAGGGTCCTCCGAATCTCCAAACCCTCAG TAGAAGCAAAACCGGACCCAGTACCTGCAGAATTGAGCCTGTCCACCCCTGAAACCAGAGCGGAAGGGGACGCTGCCAAT CATCTGGATAAAGTCCCCCGTATCCCTCCTGTCTCCGTACCTGTGAAGCGCTCGCCTGAGAAGCAgcaggagagggagagcgagtcCGGGACCCCCACACCTCTGACTGCCCCAGAGAGAAAGCCAGCGGGCAAAGCCGTCCGCACTCCTGCTCTGGTGACACCTGTTCCTGAACCCAGAGACTCGGCAGAGGCTGGGAAACCCACGGTGCAGACTTCAGAGAAGAGAACGAGAG GAAAACCCAAAGGGAACGTGGTGCCACGTGTGGTAAAGAGCCGCGCCGGTTCCAAAAGAGCGGTCAAAAGGAAAGCCCCCGAGAGTCTGGCAGTGGCGGCCGTGAGACCCCTCAGCCCTGCAGCCTCTTCCCCCCGCAAGGAGCTGACCCCCAAAAAGGCAACCCCG GTGCTGGCAGCAGATCCCGGTCTCCAGGAGAAACCTACTGTCACTGACCCGTCACCAAAGCGTCCCAAAGAAAG CTCCGAGCTCCCTACCTCTGAGCTGGTCAGTCCCACCACGGCACAGGCTCTGGTGAAGTCCCGCAGGCTGAGCACGGCGTCGGCAGGAAAAGCCACGCTGCCCACAGAGGACGACTTCGACAAACTGCTCTGGGAAATGTCTGGGGGGAAACTGGAGGCCGAAATTGACCTGGACCCGGGGAAGGATGAAGACGACCTCCTGCTGGAGCTGTCTGAGATGATTGACAGCTGA
- the ZC3H11A gene encoding zinc finger CCCH domain-containing protein 11A isoform X6 gives MTNQGDDCYFFFYSTCTKGESCAFRHCEAAIGNEMVCTLWQEGRCFRQVCKYRHMEIDKKRSKIPCYWENQISGCQKGNCAFHHAKGRFVDGIFLLPSKTHLPKPEPAEEEPVAAQLSLAQNKLIVAPAPQLRGVKKMEASENVPSPTHPPVVINAADDDEDDDDQFSEEGEELKSSGLQHPSLIAHQGTRVITTRKAATPKKGNLRDVPTFASIPLGPSHVQMVPEKDRTVVRTITFSSKNDQPGIHMSLAQRLGKRKACAPHSPLATSAEESLPPMKKSLSQRLGRRLEPPAGGPDTSPMTVQVPQSVKERLGLPAEQNSAETERATKPANEFRIKTLEEIRQEKAGQKHEHCPAGPPPRGEEPAKTEGEATSKPQAGLYIKTFSEVQAEKRQRQLKRETVAERQGEEMQKVGGQVEATRKLRRQAEVKRKVGGQEEVKPAVGGETVVDSTDSKKPPARESPPSARVKPTETRGRSQPIEQVRIKTLEEIREEKARRLQQAVKPQSVAVSQPLAPSNRKRVLRISKPSVEAKPDPVPAELSLSTPETRAEGDAANHLDKVPRIPPVSVPVKRSPEKQQERESESGTPTPLTAPERKPAGKAVRTPALVTPVPEPRDSAEAGKPTVQTSEKRTRGKPKGNVVPRVVKSRAGSKRAVKRKAPESLAVAAVRPLSPAASSPRKELTPKKATPVLAADPGLQEKPTVTDPSPKRPKESSELPTSELVSPTTAQALVKSRRLSTASAGKATLPTEDDFDKLLWEMSGGKLEAEIDLDPGKDEDDLLLELSEMIDS, from the exons ATGACCAACCAGGGAGATGACTGCTACTTCTTCTTCTACTCCACCTGCACCAAG GGGGAAAGCTGTGCATTTCGTCACTGTGAGGCCGCCATAGGGAACGAGATGGTCTGCACCTTGTGGCAGGAGGGGCGCTgcttcagacaggtctgcaagtaCCGGCACATGGAGATAGAC AAAAAGCGAAGCAAGATCCCGTGTTACTGGGAGAACCAGATTTCCGGGTGTCAGAAAGGCAACTGTGCCTTCCATCACGCCAAGGGGCGCTTCGTGGATGGGATCTTCCTGCTCCCCAGCAAGA CCCACCTGCCCAAGCCTGAACCAGCCGAGGAGGAACCAGTGGCTGCTCAGCTCTCACTGGCACAGAACAAGCTAATTGTGGCACCCGCCCCACAGCTGCGGGGAGTAAAAAAGATGGAGGCCTCTGAGAACGTGCCcagccccacccacccccccgtgGTGATTAACGCTGCTGACGATGATGAGGACGATGATG ACCAGTTTTCTGAGGAAGGAGAAGAACTGAAGAGCTCGGGTCTGCAGCACCCGTCACTGATCGCACACCAGGGGACACGCGTCATCACTACCCGCAAAGCAGCCACGCCCAAAAAAGGTAATTTGAGAG ATGTTCCCACATTTGCTTCAATTCCTTTGGGTCCCTCTCATGTCCAGATGGTGCCGGAAAAGGACAGGACCGTTGTCCGGACCATCACCTTCTCCTCAAAGAATG ACCAGCCCGGTATACATATGAGCCTGGCCCAGAGACTGGGCAAACGCAAAGCATGTGCTCCTCACAGCCCACTAG CCACCTCCGCAGAGGAGAGCCTTCCTCCCATGAAGAAAAGCCTCTCGCAGAGACTGGGGAGGAGGCTGGAGCCACCGGCGGGGGGACCTGACACATCACCAATGACAG TTCAAGTGCCCCAGTCTGTGAAGGAGCGCCTGGGGTTACCTGCGGAGCAGAACAGCGCAGAGACAG AGAGAGCCACCAAGCCGGCCAATGAGTTCCGAATCAAGACACTCGAGGAGATCCGTCAGGAGAAGGCCGGCCAGAAGCACGAGCATTGTCCCGCAGGGCCACCTCCAAGAGGTGAGGAACCTGCTAAGACAGAGGGAGAAGCAACATCGAAGCCCCAAGCAGGCCTTTACATCAAGACCTTCTCTGAGGTCCAAGCAGAGAAGAGGCAGAGGCAGCTGAAAAGGGAGACTGTGGCCGAACGTCAGGGGGAAGAGATGCAGAAGGTTGGAGGTCAAGTGGAGGCAACAAGGAAGCTTAGAAGGCAAGCTGAGGTTAAGCGTAAGGTCGGAGGTCAGGAGGAAGTGAAGCCGGCGGTTGGAGGTGAGACTGTAGTAGACAGCACCGACTCCAAGAAGCCTCCAGCTCGTGAGTCCCCACCCAGCGCCAGGGTGAAGCCCACAGAGACGCGAGGCAGGTCCCAACCCATTGAGCAGGTGCGAATAAAAACCCTGGAAGAGATCAGAGAGGAGAAAGCCCGGAGACTCCAGCAAGCCGTGAAACCGCAGAGCGTGGCAGTGTCTCAGCCACTGGCGCCATCCAACCGCAAGAGGGTCCTCCGAATCTCCAAACCCTCAG TAGAAGCAAAACCGGACCCAGTACCTGCAGAATTGAGCCTGTCCACCCCTGAAACCAGAGCGGAAGGGGACGCTGCCAAT CATCTGGATAAAGTCCCCCGTATCCCTCCTGTCTCCGTACCTGTGAAGCGCTCGCCTGAGAAGCAgcaggagagggagagcgagtcCGGGACCCCCACACCTCTGACTGCCCCAGAGAGAAAGCCAGCGGGCAAAGCCGTCCGCACTCCTGCTCTGGTGACACCTGTTCCTGAACCCAGAGACTCGGCAGAGGCTGGGAAACCCACGGTGCAGACTTCAGAGAAGAGAACGAGAG GAAAACCCAAAGGGAACGTGGTGCCACGTGTGGTAAAGAGCCGCGCCGGTTCCAAAAGAGCGGTCAAAAGGAAAGCCCCCGAGAGTCTGGCAGTGGCGGCCGTGAGACCCCTCAGCCCTGCAGCCTCTTCCCCCCGCAAGGAGCTGACCCCCAAAAAGGCAACCCCG GTGCTGGCAGCAGATCCCGGTCTCCAGGAGAAACCTACTGTCACTGACCCGTCACCAAAGCGTCCCAAAGAAAG CTCCGAGCTCCCTACCTCTGAGCTGGTCAGTCCCACCACGGCACAGGCTCTGGTGAAGTCCCGCAGGCTGAGCACGGCGTCGGCAGGAAAAGCCACGCTGCCCACAGAGGACGACTTCGACAAACTGCTCTGGGAAATGTCTGGGGGGAAACTGGAGGCCGAAATTGACCTGGACCCGGGGAAGGATGAAGACGACCTCCTGCTGGAGCTGTCTGAGATGATTGACAGCTGA
- the ZC3H11A gene encoding zinc finger CCCH domain-containing protein 11A isoform X2, which translates to MTNQGDDCYFFFYSTCTKGESCAFRHCEAAIGNEMVCTLWQEGRCFRQVCKYRHMEIDKKRSKIPCYWENQISGCQKGNCAFHHAKGRFVDGIFLLPSKTHLPKPEPAEEEPVAAQLSLAQNKLIVAPAPQLRGVKKMEASENVPSPTHPPVVINAADDDEDDDDQFSEEGEELKSSGLQHPSLIAHQGTRVITTRKAATPKKGNLRDVGLNFGIKTLDEIKWRKGRGGAQAGTFPSLGAPGAGIDVPTFASIPLGPSHVQMVPEKDRTVVRTITFSSKNDQPGIHMSLAQRLGKRKACAPHSPLATSAEESLPPMKKSLSQRLGRRLEPPAGGPDTSPMTVQVPQSVKERLGLPAEQNSAETERATKPANEFRIKTLEEIRQEKAGQKHEHCPAGPPPRGEEPAKTEGEATSKPQAGLYIKTFSEVQAEKRQRQLKRETVAERQGEEMQKVGGQVEATRKLRRQAEVKRKVGGQEEVKPAVGGETVVDSTDSKKPPARESPPSARVKPTETRGRSQPIEQVRIKTLEEIREEKARRLQQAVKPQSVAVSQPLAPSNRKRVLRISKPSEAKPDPVPAELSLSTPETRAEGDAANHLDKVPRIPPVSVPVKRSPEKQQERESESGTPTPLTAPERKPAGKAVRTPALVTPVPEPRDSAEAGKPTVQTSEKRTRGKPKGNVVPRVVKSRAGSKRAVKRKAPESLAVAAVRPLSPAASSPRKELTPKKATPVLAADPGLQEKPTVTDPSPKRPKESSELPTSELVSPTTAQALVKSRRLSTASAGKATLPTEDDFDKLLWEMSGGKLEAEIDLDPGKDEDDLLLELSEMIDS; encoded by the exons ATGACCAACCAGGGAGATGACTGCTACTTCTTCTTCTACTCCACCTGCACCAAG GGGGAAAGCTGTGCATTTCGTCACTGTGAGGCCGCCATAGGGAACGAGATGGTCTGCACCTTGTGGCAGGAGGGGCGCTgcttcagacaggtctgcaagtaCCGGCACATGGAGATAGAC AAAAAGCGAAGCAAGATCCCGTGTTACTGGGAGAACCAGATTTCCGGGTGTCAGAAAGGCAACTGTGCCTTCCATCACGCCAAGGGGCGCTTCGTGGATGGGATCTTCCTGCTCCCCAGCAAGA CCCACCTGCCCAAGCCTGAACCAGCCGAGGAGGAACCAGTGGCTGCTCAGCTCTCACTGGCACAGAACAAGCTAATTGTGGCACCCGCCCCACAGCTGCGGGGAGTAAAAAAGATGGAGGCCTCTGAGAACGTGCCcagccccacccacccccccgtgGTGATTAACGCTGCTGACGATGATGAGGACGATGATG ACCAGTTTTCTGAGGAAGGAGAAGAACTGAAGAGCTCGGGTCTGCAGCACCCGTCACTGATCGCACACCAGGGGACACGCGTCATCACTACCCGCAAAGCAGCCACGCCCAAAAAAGGTAATTTGAGAG ACGTTGGTTTAAACTTTGGCATTAAAACCCTGGATGAAATTAAGTGGAGGAAGGGGCGAGGGGGCGCGCAGGCTGGTACGTTCCCCTCCTTGGGGGCTCCTGGGGCAGGCATAG ATGTTCCCACATTTGCTTCAATTCCTTTGGGTCCCTCTCATGTCCAGATGGTGCCGGAAAAGGACAGGACCGTTGTCCGGACCATCACCTTCTCCTCAAAGAATG ACCAGCCCGGTATACATATGAGCCTGGCCCAGAGACTGGGCAAACGCAAAGCATGTGCTCCTCACAGCCCACTAG CCACCTCCGCAGAGGAGAGCCTTCCTCCCATGAAGAAAAGCCTCTCGCAGAGACTGGGGAGGAGGCTGGAGCCACCGGCGGGGGGACCTGACACATCACCAATGACAG TTCAAGTGCCCCAGTCTGTGAAGGAGCGCCTGGGGTTACCTGCGGAGCAGAACAGCGCAGAGACAG AGAGAGCCACCAAGCCGGCCAATGAGTTCCGAATCAAGACACTCGAGGAGATCCGTCAGGAGAAGGCCGGCCAGAAGCACGAGCATTGTCCCGCAGGGCCACCTCCAAGAGGTGAGGAACCTGCTAAGACAGAGGGAGAAGCAACATCGAAGCCCCAAGCAGGCCTTTACATCAAGACCTTCTCTGAGGTCCAAGCAGAGAAGAGGCAGAGGCAGCTGAAAAGGGAGACTGTGGCCGAACGTCAGGGGGAAGAGATGCAGAAGGTTGGAGGTCAAGTGGAGGCAACAAGGAAGCTTAGAAGGCAAGCTGAGGTTAAGCGTAAGGTCGGAGGTCAGGAGGAAGTGAAGCCGGCGGTTGGAGGTGAGACTGTAGTAGACAGCACCGACTCCAAGAAGCCTCCAGCTCGTGAGTCCCCACCCAGCGCCAGGGTGAAGCCCACAGAGACGCGAGGCAGGTCCCAACCCATTGAGCAGGTGCGAATAAAAACCCTGGAAGAGATCAGAGAGGAGAAAGCCCGGAGACTCCAGCAAGCCGTGAAACCGCAGAGCGTGGCAGTGTCTCAGCCACTGGCGCCATCCAACCGCAAGAGGGTCCTCCGAATCTCCAAACCCTCAG AAGCAAAACCGGACCCAGTACCTGCAGAATTGAGCCTGTCCACCCCTGAAACCAGAGCGGAAGGGGACGCTGCCAAT CATCTGGATAAAGTCCCCCGTATCCCTCCTGTCTCCGTACCTGTGAAGCGCTCGCCTGAGAAGCAgcaggagagggagagcgagtcCGGGACCCCCACACCTCTGACTGCCCCAGAGAGAAAGCCAGCGGGCAAAGCCGTCCGCACTCCTGCTCTGGTGACACCTGTTCCTGAACCCAGAGACTCGGCAGAGGCTGGGAAACCCACGGTGCAGACTTCAGAGAAGAGAACGAGAG GAAAACCCAAAGGGAACGTGGTGCCACGTGTGGTAAAGAGCCGCGCCGGTTCCAAAAGAGCGGTCAAAAGGAAAGCCCCCGAGAGTCTGGCAGTGGCGGCCGTGAGACCCCTCAGCCCTGCAGCCTCTTCCCCCCGCAAGGAGCTGACCCCCAAAAAGGCAACCCCG GTGCTGGCAGCAGATCCCGGTCTCCAGGAGAAACCTACTGTCACTGACCCGTCACCAAAGCGTCCCAAAGAAAG CTCCGAGCTCCCTACCTCTGAGCTGGTCAGTCCCACCACGGCACAGGCTCTGGTGAAGTCCCGCAGGCTGAGCACGGCGTCGGCAGGAAAAGCCACGCTGCCCACAGAGGACGACTTCGACAAACTGCTCTGGGAAATGTCTGGGGGGAAACTGGAGGCCGAAATTGACCTGGACCCGGGGAAGGATGAAGACGACCTCCTGCTGGAGCTGTCTGAGATGATTGACAGCTGA